A region from the Vicia villosa cultivar HV-30 ecotype Madison, WI linkage group LG3, Vvil1.0, whole genome shotgun sequence genome encodes:
- the LOC131661854 gene encoding U-box domain-containing protein 4-like: MDTPHSPSSCSSSSSSSTYSWEPHATDTINLEPEEPQTPLAVRRALQLLKSGLPELRLQAARDIRKLTKTSQRCRRQLSESVGPLVDMLRVDSDESHEPALLALLNLAVKDEKNKIKIVEAGALEPILNFLKSQNPNLQASATAALLTLSASSTNKPIISACGAIPLLVEILRDGSPQAKADAVMALSNLSTYPNNLSFILETNPIPFIVDILKTCKKSSKTAEKCCALIEPLVDYDECRTVLISEEGGILAVVEVLENGTLQSREHAVGTLLTLCQSDRCKYREPILREGVIPGLLELTVQGTPKSQIKARTLLQLLRESPYPRSEIQPDTLENIVCNIISQIDGDDQSGKAKKMLAEMVQVSMEQSLRHLQQRALVCTPSDLPIAGASEVSFK, encoded by the exons ATGGACACTCCTCATTCCCCTTCCTcctgttcctcttcttcctcctcCTCCACCTATTCATGGGAACCACATGCTACCGACACAATCAATTTAGAACCGGAAGAACCACAAACGCCGTTAGCCGTCCGGCGAGCTCTCCAGCTTCTCAAATCCGGCTTACCAGAATTACGGCTTCAAGCCGCTCGCGACATCCGGAAACTTACAAAAACCTCACAGCGGTGTCGGCGCCAGCTCTCTGAATCTGTCGGTCCACTCGTTGATATGCTCCGAGTCGACTCAGACGAGTCGCACGAACCCGCGCTTCTCGCTTTGCTTAATCTTGCCGTCAAAGATGAAAA GAATAAAATCAAAATTGTGGAGGCTGGAGCATTAGAACCAATACTTAATTTTCTCAAGTCACAAAATCCAAATCTTCAGGCATCTGCAACTGCAGCTTTGCTCACACTATCTGCTTCTTCAACTAACAAACCAATTATTAGTGCTTGTGGTGCTATTCCCCTTCTTGTGGAGATTCTTAGAGACGGGAGCCCACAGGCGAAAGCTGATGCAGTAATGGCTCTCTCTAACTTATCAACATACCCTAATAATCTTAGCTTTATTCTGGAAACAAATCCGATCCCTTTCATAGTCGATATCCTCAAAACTTGCAAAAAGTCCTCAAAAACAGCTGAAAAATGCTGTGCTTTGATAGAACCTTTAGTGGACTATGATGAATGCAGAACTGTCTTGATATCTGAGGAAGGTGGGATTCTTGCAGTTGTGGAGGTTCTCGAAAACGGCACTCTCCAAAGTAGGGAGCATGCAGTTGGAACACTATTGACACTGTGCCAAAGTGATCGTTGTAAATACAGGGAACCGATTCTTAGAGAAGGTGTCATTCCAGGATTACTTGAGCTCACTGTTCAAGGAACACCCAAGTCTCAGATAAAAGCGCGCACCCTTTTGCAACTACTAAGAGAATCTCCTTATCCAAGATCTGAAATTCAACCCGACACTCTTGAGAATATAGTATGCAACATCATATCTCAGATTGACGGGGACGATCAATCTGGTAAAGCAAAGAAGATGCTAGCTGAGATGGTGCAAGTCAGCATGGAACAGAGTCTCAGACATTTACAGCAAAGGGCACTCGTGTGCACCCCGAGTGATCTCCCTATAGCTGGCGCTTCTGAAGTTTCTTTCAAGTAA